From one Oncorhynchus clarkii lewisi isolate Uvic-CL-2024 chromosome 6, UVic_Ocla_1.0, whole genome shotgun sequence genomic stretch:
- the LOC139411080 gene encoding phosphatidate cytidylyltransferase 2-like has product MTELRHRGTTENDLQHQQSEDKGSENEGKAEKDGASDSESKPDTRPPGVPVPADDTPEVLNKALSGLSSRWKNWWVRGILTLAMISFFFFIIYLGPMVLMLIVLCVQIKCFQEIIHIGYSVYHSYHLPWFRTLSWYFLLCVNYFFYGETVTDYFSNLVQREEPLRILSKYHRLISFAMYLTGFCMFVLSLVKKHYRLQFYMFGWTHVTLLIVVTQSHLIIHNLFEGMIWFIVPISCVICNDIMAYMFGFFFGRTPLIKLSPKKTWEGFIGGFFSTVVFGILLSYVMAGYSFFVCPVEFNSDRNSFEVDCEPSDLFQLQDYALPAALESLTGWPTLRLYPFQIHSISLSAFASLMGPFGGFFASGFKRAFKIKDFANTIPGHGGIMDRFDCQYLMATFVNVYIASFIRGPNPAKVVQQLLALRLDQQLHIFNSLKTHLTERGLLEEEA; this is encoded by the exons ATGACAGAGCTACGGCACCGCGGAACGACGGAAAACGACCTACAACATCAACAATCCGAAGACAAG ggaTCTGAGAATGAGGGGAAAGCAGAGAAGGATGGGGCGTCTGACAGTGAGAGCAAGCCTGATACAAGACCCCCGGGAGtgccagtccctgctgatgacaCCCCCGAAGTCCTCAACAAAGCCCTGTCTGGACTGTCCTCACG ATGGAAGAACTGGTGGGTGCGAGGGATCCTGACTCTGGCCATgatctccttcttcttcttcattaTCTACCTGGGCCCCATGGTGCTCATGCTGATT GTGCTGTGTGTGCAGATCAAATGCTTCCAAGAAATCATCCACATTGGTTACAGTGTGTACCACTCCTACCACCTGCCCTGGTTCAGAACGTTGagctg GTACTTCCTACTGTGTGTGAACTATTTCTTCTACGGCGAGACGGTGACGGACTACTTCTCTAATCTGGTGCAGAGGGAGGAGCCGTTGCGCATCCTCAGCAAATACCACCGCCTCATCTCCTTTGCCATGTACCTCACTG GTTTCTGCATGTTTGTGCTGAGCCTGGTGAAGAAACACTATCGCCTGCAGTTCTACAtg TTTGGCTGGACTCACGTAACTCTGCTGATCGTTGTGACCCAGTCCCACCTCATCATCCACAACCTGTTTGAGGGAATGATCTG GTTCATCGTGCCCATCTCCTGTGTGATCTGCAATGACATCATGGCCTACATGTTTGGCTTCTTCTTTGGACGTACTCCACTCATTAAG CTGTCTCCTAAGAAAACCTGGGAGGGCTTCATTGGCGGATTCTTTTCGACTGTTGTGTTTGGGATCCTG TTGTCCTATGTGATGGCGGGCTACAGCTTCTTTGTGTGTCCGGTGGAGTTTAACAGCGACCGTAACAGTTTTGAGGTGGACTGTGAACCCTCTGACCTGTTCCAGCTGCAGGACTATGCCCTGCCTGCCGCCCTCGAGTCACTCACTGGATGG cccACACTGCGCCTCTACCCATTCCAGATTCACAGCATCTCCCTGTCTGCCTTTGCCTCCCTCATGGGACCTTTCGGAGGCTTCTTTGCCAGCGGCTTTAAGAGGGCCTTCAAGATCAAG GACTTTGCCAACACAATTCCCGGTCACGGTGGCATCATGGACCGCTTCGACTGCCAGTACCTCATGGCTACGTTCGTCAACGTCTACATCGCCAGCTTCATCAG GGGCCCTAACCCTGCCAAGGTGGTCCAGCAACTCCTAGCCCTGCGCCTGGACCAGCAGCTCCACATCTTCAACTCCCTTAAGACCCACCTGACAGAGAGGGGTCTGCTGGAGGAGGAAGCCTAG